In Phragmitibacter flavus, one DNA window encodes the following:
- a CDS encoding phosphoenolpyruvate carboxylase has product MSATPTPDYLEIGFARIDHDLMFLMESFAEVLGELGLGELAEHLPWVGKMKDLDEDGVPDKLNLAYAVAFQLLNLVEENVAAWVREQREEHEGGAAERGLWGNQLERLKTKGVTEEQLIAMLPKVRIEPVLTAHPTEAKRLAVLEHHRTLFRLLQNRSDHARSPQRTRKEVKAALERLWRTGEILLEKPTLRDERRNVLHYFREIFPAVLPELDERLMLAWKESGFDVEKLKVSGVLPKVRFGTWVGGDRDGHPGVTAEVTLESLERLRVNALVVHYRGLSALAEKLTLTTWMQNPPVGLLELRDRLEAALGSEAVTQAEEPWRQVVEYMMARLPVKVAPGHLSELREGTGVYVFAAELKADLEALRSALCETGALRLAEADVDPLLRALEVFGFHMATLDVRQNSEFHTKALVQLMAAAGLDGSDWDEWKEEDRLRFLEKELKSPRPFLPPGSSAGNEADAVLACHRGVAAHMAKFGSEGVGALIVSMTRRLSDLLMVHVLAREAGLMRRTPEGMLCLLPVVPLFETADDLAGGPEMLRMFVEQPLTRRSLEFHAEERGQPGRLIQQVMVGYSDSNKDAGILASQWALHQAQRALAKTGKDAGVEVQFFHGRGGTVSRGAGPTHRFLDALPHGSLCGDTRVTEQGETIAQKYGNRSTAAYNLELLLAGVTGTACLHARGERPPHVLEPLAEKLANSSRVAYRKLLEAEGFMAFYRQATPIDALEHSRIGSRPSRRTGQASLADLRAIPWVFAWNQCRFYVPGWYGAGSGLAALSEEEFAQLSDELRSWPFLHYVITNVESSLASTDRDLMTAYADLVEDDGLRERLFGMVLAEYDLTRKMLEKLRGGELEAKRPRMWKTLELRAEALKVLHHQQIGLLRRWRALHKAEDEAGATALLPEVLLSINAIASGLRTTG; this is encoded by the coding sequence ATGTCCGCTACCCCGACGCCTGATTATCTGGAGATTGGTTTTGCCCGTATCGATCACGATTTGATGTTTTTGATGGAGTCCTTTGCGGAGGTGCTGGGGGAATTGGGGCTGGGGGAACTGGCCGAGCATCTTCCCTGGGTGGGCAAGATGAAGGACCTGGATGAAGACGGGGTGCCGGACAAGCTGAACCTGGCTTATGCGGTGGCGTTTCAGCTGTTGAATTTGGTGGAGGAGAATGTGGCGGCTTGGGTGCGGGAGCAACGCGAGGAGCATGAGGGCGGGGCGGCGGAACGCGGGTTGTGGGGGAATCAGCTGGAGCGATTGAAGACGAAGGGGGTGACCGAGGAGCAGTTGATCGCGATGCTGCCCAAGGTGCGGATTGAGCCGGTGTTGACGGCGCATCCGACGGAAGCAAAGCGGCTGGCGGTGCTGGAGCATCACCGGACTTTGTTCAGGTTGTTGCAGAATCGGTCGGATCATGCGAGGTCGCCGCAGCGGACTCGTAAAGAAGTGAAGGCGGCGCTGGAGAGGTTGTGGAGGACGGGGGAGATTTTGTTGGAGAAGCCGACCTTGAGGGATGAGCGGCGCAATGTGCTGCATTATTTCCGCGAGATTTTTCCGGCGGTGTTGCCGGAGTTGGATGAGCGTTTGATGCTGGCCTGGAAGGAATCGGGTTTTGACGTGGAGAAGCTGAAGGTGTCGGGCGTTTTGCCGAAGGTGCGCTTTGGGACCTGGGTGGGTGGGGATCGCGATGGACATCCTGGCGTGACGGCGGAGGTGACGCTGGAGTCGCTGGAGCGTTTGCGGGTGAATGCGCTGGTGGTGCATTATCGCGGATTGAGTGCGTTGGCGGAGAAGCTGACGTTGACGACGTGGATGCAGAATCCGCCGGTAGGATTGTTGGAGTTGCGGGATCGTTTGGAGGCGGCGTTGGGATCGGAAGCGGTGACGCAGGCGGAGGAGCCGTGGCGGCAGGTGGTCGAATACATGATGGCGAGGCTGCCGGTGAAGGTGGCGCCGGGGCATTTATCGGAGTTGCGGGAGGGGACGGGCGTTTATGTGTTTGCGGCGGAGTTGAAGGCGGACCTTGAGGCGTTGCGCTCGGCGTTGTGTGAGACGGGGGCGTTGCGATTGGCGGAGGCGGATGTGGATCCGCTGTTGCGGGCTTTGGAAGTGTTTGGCTTCCACATGGCGACGCTGGATGTGCGGCAGAATTCGGAGTTTCACACCAAGGCGCTGGTGCAGTTGATGGCGGCGGCTGGATTGGATGGGAGTGACTGGGATGAGTGGAAAGAGGAGGATCGGTTGCGGTTTTTGGAGAAAGAATTGAAGTCACCACGGCCGTTCTTGCCGCCGGGTTCGTCGGCGGGGAACGAGGCGGATGCGGTGCTGGCGTGTCATCGCGGGGTGGCGGCACACATGGCGAAGTTCGGTTCGGAAGGAGTGGGGGCGTTGATCGTGAGCATGACGCGTCGGCTTTCGGATTTGTTGATGGTGCATGTGCTGGCGCGTGAGGCGGGGTTGATGCGCCGGACGCCGGAGGGGATGTTGTGTTTGCTGCCGGTGGTGCCGTTGTTTGAGACGGCGGATGATTTGGCGGGCGGGCCGGAAATGTTGAGGATGTTTGTGGAGCAACCGTTGACGCGGCGGAGTCTGGAGTTTCATGCGGAGGAGCGGGGTCAGCCGGGACGTTTGATCCAGCAGGTGATGGTGGGCTATAGCGACAGCAACAAGGATGCGGGGATTCTGGCGAGTCAGTGGGCGTTGCATCAGGCGCAGCGGGCCCTGGCGAAGACGGGCAAGGATGCCGGAGTGGAGGTGCAGTTTTTCCATGGTCGGGGTGGCACGGTGAGCCGCGGCGCGGGTCCGACTCACCGCTTTTTGGATGCGTTGCCGCATGGTTCATTGTGTGGTGACACGCGTGTGACGGAGCAGGGCGAGACGATTGCGCAGAAGTATGGGAATCGTTCCACGGCAGCGTATAACCTGGAGTTGTTGCTGGCTGGCGTGACAGGCACGGCGTGTTTGCATGCGAGGGGCGAGAGGCCGCCGCATGTGCTGGAGCCATTGGCGGAGAAGCTGGCGAATTCGAGTCGCGTGGCTTATCGGAAGCTGTTGGAGGCGGAGGGTTTTATGGCGTTTTATCGTCAGGCGACGCCGATTGATGCGCTCGAGCACAGCCGGATTGGGTCGCGTCCTTCGAGGCGGACTGGCCAGGCGAGTCTGGCGGATTTGCGGGCGATCCCGTGGGTGTTTGCGTGGAACCAGTGCCGGTTTTATGTGCCAGGATGGTATGGCGCGGGGAGCGGGCTGGCGGCGTTGAGTGAGGAAGAGTTTGCACAGCTTTCGGACGAGCTGAGGTCATGGCCGTTTCTGCATTATGTGATCACCAACGTGGAATCGTCATTGGCGAGCACGGATCGTGATTTGATGACGGCTTATGCTGACTTGGTGGAGGATGATGGATTGCGTGAGCGGTTGTTTGGAATGGTATTGGCGGAGTATGATTTGACGCGCAAGATGCTGGAGAAGTTGCGTGGCGGGGAGCTGGAGGCGAAACGGCCGAGGATGTGGAAGACGTTGGAGTTGCGAGCGGAAGCACTCAAGGTGTTGCATCATCAACAGATTGGATTGCTGCGCCGCTGGAGGGCCTTGCACAAGGCGGAAGATGAGGCGGGGGCGACGGCGTTGTTGCCGGAGGTGCTGCTGAGCATCAATGCGATCGCGAGCGGTCTGCGGACGACGGGCTAG
- the rnhA gene encoding ribonuclease HI — protein sequence MAEATPQVIIYTDGGCHGNPGVGGWAAVLLNGKHRKEIHGGEPATTNNRMELRAAIESLKLLTKPCAVTLHTDSQYVRNGITKWLFGWKRNQWKTAAKQPVKNSDLWRALDDAVSRHQVIWQWVKGHAGNPENERCDELAQLAMQTIKSRHTRQELASALTAFKAANDTSPSLL from the coding sequence ATGGCCGAAGCCACCCCACAAGTCATCATCTACACCGACGGCGGCTGCCACGGCAATCCCGGCGTCGGCGGATGGGCCGCAGTCCTCCTCAACGGCAAACACCGCAAGGAAATCCACGGGGGCGAACCCGCCACCACCAACAACCGCATGGAACTGCGCGCCGCCATCGAGTCCCTCAAGCTCCTCACCAAACCCTGCGCCGTCACCCTGCACACCGACTCCCAATACGTCCGCAACGGCATCACCAAGTGGCTCTTCGGCTGGAAACGCAACCAGTGGAAAACCGCCGCCAAACAACCCGTGAAAAATTCCGACCTCTGGCGCGCCCTCGACGACGCCGTCAGCCGTCACCAGGTCATCTGGCAATGGGTCAAAGGCCACGCCGGCAACCCCGAAAACGAGCGCTGCGACGAACTCGCCCAACTCGCCATGCAGACCATCAAGAGCCGCCACACCCGACAGGAACTCGCCTCTGCCCTCACCGCCTTCAAAGCCGCCAACGACACCTCCCCCTCCCTGCTCTAG
- a CDS encoding thermonuclease family protein, translating to MLLRLALFLFCVPCLFAEEGTIRARVVGVHDGDSITVLAAEKVEIKVRLEGVDAPELRQDFGRVAKQALSEAVFGKTVTLVPSGRDRYRRLLARVVYRGRDVNLEMVATGMAWHYVRYSKDAKLAAAEREARLARLGLWSQRGAIPPWEWRK from the coding sequence GTGTTGCTCCGGCTGGCCCTCTTCCTTTTTTGTGTTCCATGCCTTTTTGCGGAGGAGGGGACGATTCGTGCACGGGTGGTTGGGGTTCATGATGGGGACAGCATCACGGTTCTTGCTGCGGAGAAGGTTGAGATCAAAGTCAGGCTTGAAGGGGTGGATGCGCCGGAGTTGAGGCAGGACTTTGGCCGGGTGGCGAAACAGGCGCTGAGTGAAGCGGTGTTTGGGAAGACCGTGACGTTGGTTCCCTCTGGACGGGATCGATACCGGCGTTTGCTCGCGAGGGTGGTTTATCGCGGACGGGATGTGAATCTTGAAATGGTGGCGACCGGCATGGCCTGGCATTATGTGCGATATAGCAAAGACGCGAAGCTGGCGGCAGCGGAGCGCGAGGCGCGGTTGGCGCGACTTGGATTATGGAGTCAGCGGGGAGCCATTCCGCCGTGGGAATGGAGAAAGTGA